The Streptomyces sp. NBC_00597 DNA segment CGACACAGGTCTACTGCCCGTCGCTTCGTGAGGTCCGCCTGCTGATGCTTCATAGCCATGGATCGTAGGGACGAATCGGCCGCCCTGTCACCGGCGTGTCATATTCCGAGACAGGATCGTCCGAATAGTGGGATGCATATGCCCCCGGGCAGCTGCCGCACCGCCTCCGGGGGCCTTCGTACGGCCCGTCCTTCTGCGGATCGGACCGTCCTGTCTCACGATCCGGCCAGCGCCACGTCCGAGCCGGTCAGCGTGAGGTGAACGCCGGCCTCGTCCGAGGTCAGCGCGGTCAGCCGGAGCCCGGC contains these protein-coding regions:
- a CDS encoding Ms5788A family Cys-rich leader peptide; this translates as MAMKHQQADLTKRRAVDLCRVAAMLCRSM